The Stieleria maiorica genome includes the window AAAGGCGTCTTGGTCGCGAAGTTCCTGGAAATGCTGCTGGGAGAGGAAATGATATTCTCTTCCGTCCTTTTCGCCAGGGCGCGGGGCTCGGGTGGTCGCCGAGACGCTCAGCCGCAGCGGCAACTCACAGTCGGACAACAGCCGCCGCGTCACCGTTGATTTCCCCGCCCCGCTGGGACCGGAGATGATGATCAGTTGCGCAGAAGTCGATTCAGCCATTGTTCAAACACCGCCCTCGGGGCCTACTCCAGGTTTTGCACCAATTCACGCATCCGCTCGATCGCACATTTGATTTCCACGACGATCGCCGAGACATCGGCATGAGCGGATTTGGAGCCGATCGTGTTGGTCTCTCGGAACATCTCCTGGATGATGAAATCCAGCTTTCGGCCGACCGGTTCGTCTTTCGTCGCGTTCTTTTCCCCGTCGGGGGTCTCGCCCCGCAGCACCGATTGGAACAGTTTCAGGTGGCTGTCCAGCCGGGTGACTTCCTCGCTGACGTCCGCCTTGTCGGCATACACCTGGACTTCGCGAAGCAGGTCGACCGCATTGACTTCGGCATCGTATTCGGCCAGCACCCGTTTGACTTTACCTTCCAGGCGGACGCGATAGCTTTCGGCGGCCTGTGGGGCGAGTGATTCGATCGAACGCACATGGGCGGCTATCGTCGCGCATTCACCGAGCAAGGTTTCGGCCATGTGGGCGCCTTCTTGCTGCCGCATCGCCACCAGGTTCTCCAGTGCATCGATCACGACCCGTCGGGTCTGCTGGAAGATCTTCTCCGCCTCGTCCCCCTCGGGCAGCGACCCGGTCAGCACGCCGGGCAACGTCATCAGCGAACCGACGTCCAGCGAGACCTGCGATGTGGATGCCGCGCCGGCTTGGTCGATCGCCGTTTGGCACTGACGAATGTACCCGGCCAACACGGTGCCATTGATCTGAACCGGTGTCTGGCCCTGCTGGCGTTCGACGTTGATCGACAGGTTGACCGATCCCCGGTGCAGGTACTTGCGGACGACCGACTCGATCAGCGATTCGCTGCCCGAAAGCGCATCCGGCGTCCGGATCGAGCACTTGAATCCACGGTTGTTGACCGTCCGCAGTTCCACCGTCAGGGTGCCGATGTCGGTCGGCCCTGCGGCTCGCCCCTGCCCGGTCATGCTGCGAATTTGTCCGGTCATGCTGCGAGCCTGCCCGGCCGCGCCGTCGGCGGCGCCGGCCGGTGCGATGGTCGATTGGTCTGAAGGCATGCAGTCGCCCTATTCGGGATTCGACTCGGTCGATTCGGCTGACGCGTCCTCAGCCGGGGCTTCCTCAGCCGGGGCGGTTTCAGCTGGGGTCAACTCCATCGACGGCGTGTCGGCTTCCGCATCGGAATCGTCAGCCGGCGGGTCCGATTCCGCCGGCGGGTCCGATTCCGCCGGTTCATCCGACAGCAAACCGCTCAGTCCGCTCAGGCCCCCGGCGCCGCTGGTGTCGCCGGATTCATCGGCCGGCGACTGCAACGCAGGGGTGTCGTCGACGGCGTAATCAGCGTCGTCGGCGGTCAGTGGGGGAACGCCCAGCGAGTACATCGCGATGGCGCAGACCAGGCCCCAGATGATGGCCGAAACGGCGGTGATCAGCGTGAACGTGTCGCCCGCTTTGCTGCCGAAGGCGCTTTGGCCGCCGGGGCCGCCCAGGGCGCCGGTCAGTCCGCCGCCCTTACCGCGTTGGACCAGGATCAGCAGGATCAGGAACACCGAAAGCATGAACATCAGCCATCCCAGCACGGCGCTGCCGAGGGAGCCCAGGATCAAGGTCTGATTGGTAAACGTGGTCATTGAATATCCGTTGTCTGTCGTTGGATCGTAGGGAGGCCGGTGGGATCAGCCGGCGTTGATGATTGCGACGAAGTCATCTACTTTTAAACTGGCACCGCCGACCAGGGCGCCATCAATATTCGGTTGTCCGAGCAATTCCTTGGCGTTTCCGGGTTTCACGCTGCCGCCGTACTGGATTCGCATCTGTTGGGCGACTTCGTCGGTGAACAATTCACCGAGCAATTTGCGGATGAACGCATGAACCTCTTCGGCCTGCTCGGGCGTGGCGGTTTTTCCGGTGCCGATGGCCCAAACGGGTTCATAAGCGATGACGACGCCGGAAGCCCGTGCTTCGTCCAGGCCTTCCAGCGAGCCGCGGAGTTGTTCTTCGACGACGGTTTCGGTCTTGCCGCCCTCGCGGTCGTCGAGCGTTTCGCCGACGCAGACGATCGGGACCAGGTTCCCCGCCAGGGCGGCGGCCAGTTTTTCGCTGATTTGGGCATCGGTTTCGCCCAGGATGGCGCGGCGTTCACTGTGTCCCAGGATCACGTACCGGCACCCGCTGTCGCACAGCATGGCGGCGTTGACTTCGCCGGTGTAGGCACCGTCTTCGGCCGGGTACAGGTTTTGTGCCCCCAGTCCGACCGCGGATCCGGCCAGCACATCGGCGACTCGGCTGAGGTAGACCGACGGTGGGCAAACCACGACCTCGACCGACGGGTTTTCGCCGACGGCATCGGCGATGCCTTGGGCCAACGCCGCGCCGTCTGCGGCACGTGTGTTCATCTTCCAGTTTCCGGCGATAATGGTTCGGCGGCTCACGCTGTCTTCTCCGGCAGAGGTGAAATGGTTTTTCCGAGTAACTTGGCGAGCGATTTCAACTGGCTCGTCAATTCGGCATATTGTTCGGGCAGCAACGCCTGGGGGCCGTCACTCTTGGCGACTTCCGGGCAATCGTGCACTTCAATGTGAATCCCGTCGGCTCCGGCGGCCAGACCGGCCATCGCACAGGCGGGAATCAATTCGGGTTTGCCCGTGGCATGCGACGGGTCAACGATGATCGGCAAATGGCTCAGTTGTTGCACCAGCGGGACGGCGGCGACGTCGAACAAGTTACGCGTCGCGGGGTCGAAACTCTTGATGCCGCGTTCGCACAGCACCACGTTGGGATTGCCTTGGGACAGGATGTACTCGGCACACATCAGCAGGTCGGTGATGGTCGCCGACATGCCGCGTTTGAGTAAAACCGGACGCTGTGAGGCGCCGACTTCGTTCAGTAACGCGAAATTCTGCATGTTCCGGGCACCGACTTGCAGCATGTCGGCGTACTCGGCGACCAGTCCGACCAGCCGCGGGTCGGTCACCTCGGTTACGACCGGCATCCCATGGGCCTGGCCGACGTCCCGAAGCCGCTTCAGCCCTTCTTCGCCAAGCCCCTGAAACGCATAAGGGCTGGTGCGCGGCTTGTAGGCGCCGCCGCGAAACAGGTTCGCACCGGCCGCGGCGACCTGTTCGGCGATCCGGTGCATGCGGTCTTCTTCTTCGACACTGCACGGCCCGGCGATCATGCCGATGGACCCGCCGCCGATCTTGACACCGCTGACATCGATCACACTGGATTCGGGATGGGCTTCGCGGGAGGCCAATTTGTAGGGCGGAAGCACCGGGACGACTTGGGCGACACCCGGGATGGAGCGAACCGATTCGACGACGATCTTGGATTCGTCACCGATGATGCCGATGATCGTCCGATACGTCCCGCGCGAAAGGTGGGCCTTCAACCCCATCGCTTCGACACGCTCGATGACGTGGTCGACTTGCTCGTCAGTCGCTCCGCCCTTGAGAATCAGAATCACGGTGAATCGCTGGAAACAATTGGGGGAAGATCGGGCCGGGAAAGGAATCGAAGCGGGAGAGTTTAGCGATCCGGGGGGCGGTTCGTCGAGGGCAAAGGTTTTGCGGGGCGGAAAGACAGTCGCCGTGTTCTCCGAACCCGTCCCGGTTCGCAAAAGGCGACCTTCCTGGCAGGGTCGCGGACGAGTGTACGCTCGGAGCGGGGAGGGTTTCGTCTTCACCGGATGCCTCTGGGGGGCCAGCGCTGGGAGGGGCCGATGGAGCTTGCGTCATTCCGCCACCACCCACCATCTACAGGGGCTGACAAGTTGCTAGAATGTGGCTTTAAGGGGCCTCTGAGCCGCCCTCGTCCTTGTCTCTAGCCGTATGCGATGGACCAGCAATTACCCCGTGGACGCGAGTCGGCGACCGAGCCGGTGCTTCGCAGCCGCTTACTGCCGCGGATTTCCTTTCAGTCGCTGTTGGTGCTGACCGCGATTTCGGCGGTCGTGATCGCGGTGGTGTACGCCGCCGACCAGGGTGGCGCGTACGCGACGGCGGCGGCCGTCGGGCTTTTTTTTACCCTCTGCATGTTCGTCTGCTCCGCGCTGCTGTTCCTGCTGTCCTGGGCGATCGCGTTTTTGCCCCGGCCGGCCGGGGCCGCGGCGGTGGCCATCGGTATCGCCTTGGGCGTGAGCCGCTGGCTGGAGATCCCGCTGGGTGGATTGTCGCTCTTGCAGGAAACGATTTGGCTGATCAATTTTCAAGTGATCGGATGGTTCTTGCTGTTTTTCCCGATCGGTGTCGCTCCCGACAGCGATGGCGCCAGCCCCTTTGCCGACGACCAGCTGCCGCCGCAGATTTTTGCACCGCGGGAGCCGTCGAATTGATCGTTGCGTTTTCCCGATCCCGAAGAAAGGCCGCGATGATGTTCGGCTGCGGTGGCGTGCGGACCGACAGCCCGGTCTCCGCGGTCGTCTTGGCCCTGCTGATCACCGGGGGGATGATCGCCGAGGCCGCCGCCCAATTCAGTGTCCCCGAAATCCTGTCGACACACCGAGTCGAATTGCCCAGCGACCCCGCGCCCGGTTCCGCGGGCGGGGGCAGCGGGTTCAAGGCCGCGATCGAAGTGACTGATTTGATGGGCGTCGGCTACGTCGCCGTCGACGTCACGCTGACGTCGACAGGGGGCCCGATGACGGCCGAGCGAAACCTGTCGCTCCGTCTGACCCCGATCGATCGCCATCTGCCGGCCGAGCGGGCGATCGCGACGACGTTCCCGTTGACGTTTCCGCAGGGCCAGACCCAAGTCGAGTTGTCGCGTTCGAGTCCCAAGTGGACGATCGGCAATTCCTATCGTATTGAGATTTTCGAGGACGGTGCCCCGCTGTCGCAGTACAGCGTCGAAGTCGGCAGCCGGTTCCCCGGCTACGCGATTCAATCGCCCGCGACCGTGTTGGCCAACGAATTGACCTGCAACTTCATGTTCGTCGAAACGAAGCCGGTGCCGGTCGAAGTGCCGGCCGATGTGATTCGGGTCATCCCGCCCGCCCGCGCGAGAAATGCGACCATTCCGCCGACCGTGCAAACGACGTCGCTCAGTCGCCTGCCGACCGACTGGCGTCGATTGCGCGACCTGGATTGCATCATTATCCAAGGCGACAAGCTGGAGGCTTTTGCGTCGGATCCAACGGCGACCACCCCGAATCGACAGCGGGAAGCGATCCGGGCGATCCGCGATTGGGTTTTGATGGGCGGAACCCTGGTCGTGCTGGAAGCCCCCGACGCGATCCGGCTGGCGCAAACGCTGCGGTTGAAGCTGCTGTCGCAGCCCCAAGAGGACCAATTGTTTCGCGCGTTGGTGGCCGGTGTCGCTTCAGCCAAGACCGCTGAACTGGAGGACGACCGGTCCATCCTCTCCAGTTGGGTGGAACGAGTGCCTGCCAGCCAATCGGACCCGAGCCAATGGGACCCGAGCCAATGGGACCCGAGCCAATGGGACCCCAGCCAACCAGACCCGCAGACCGGCGCTGGAAGCATCCCGAGCGCCGGCTTTGGACCGCCTCCGGTCCAGCGGACGTCGCTGGCGCAACGCACGGCCCGGACGCGCTGGATCGAGGACCGTGAAGCACGCATCAAAACGTTTACTTCGCAGTGGTCCCAAGCCTATCGACGGGACGTCGGTGGTGGCCAAGTGGTGGGGCTGCCAATGGAAACCTTCGACCCGTTGCTGGGCTTTGACCTGCTTGAACAATTGATCGGCTTTCGACGCTCGGCGATGCTCACCCGCGGCGTGGATCCGATGATGGGTGATTTCCGCAGTCGGCGTTGGTTGATACCGGGTGTCGCCGAACCGCCGGTCTACACCTTCATGGGGATTCTGACGCTGTTCGTCCTGCTGGTCGGCCCGGTGGCGTATCGCTGGACGACGCGCGGGCACCGGTCGCACTTGATGTTCCTGATCGCACCCGCCCTGGCGCTGGTGACGACCGCCGCGATGTTCACCTACAGCATCGTGTCCGACGGTTTCGGAACCACGATTCGGGTGCGACAACTGACCTGGATCGATGGTGCAAGCGGTGATGCGGTCGAGCGAACTCGGTCGACCTTGTTTGCCGGCATCAGCCCCCGCACAGGATTGCGATTTTCCGCCGATGAGGAAGTGATGGCCTATCCCAGCGGCGGCCAGCAGATGTGGCAGGACCTCAGCAGCGACCTGAACGAAGTGCGATTGCAGGTTGACATCGACCAGAGTGAACAATGGCTGGACCCGGCGTTCTTGCCTTCGCGGACCCAGACCCAGTTTGTCACCCATCGGGTCCGCCGCGGCGTGGGAGCGATTTCCTTCAGCGGGGCCACGCCATTCGATTCGGGCGGCTCGGTTCCCAATGCCACCGCGATCGAGCTTTCCAGCTCACTTCCATTTGAGCTTCGCGATCTGGTCGTTTGCACTCCCGACGGCCGCTATTGGTCGACCGACAAGATCGACGCCGGTTCGACCGCAGCGGCCAAGTGGATCCCGCAGACCCAAGACGCTTCCAAACTGCTGGGTAACCTTTACATCCGATACCGTCCGGTCGGAGCCGTGTCCGAGTCGGGACGATCGACGCGGAGCCGGCGGATCCGCGACTTGCCGCTGTTTCTAAATCGAGAACTCAGTCGCGGCGGTGTCGTGGTGACCGACGGGGTGTTCGAACACTGGCTCAATGACACCTTGTTCGTGCGTGGGGAATTGCCGCCGGGCACGTTCGTCGGTCTCAGTTCACCCAGCCGCGACTCGGTCCCGATCGGTGACGCCGAACAGGTCGCCAGTGTCCGCTACGTGATGGGGACGCTGCAATGAGCTTCACCGAACAGGACTCGGACGTGCGGGAATCAGACGCCCCGGAATCAGACGTGCAGCCCGCTTCCTCGGTCGCCGCCGGGGAAACGTCGCCGGATCAACCCGCGGCCCGCGGCGCTGCACCGGAAAGCCGACGCGAACCGGCGGTCGGTGTTCACAGCGACACGTCGGAATGCATCGAACTGCGACGGCTGCACCGTTTCTTTGGCGACACGCGGGCGGTCAACGACGTCACGTTCAGCGTCGGACGCGGCCAGGTATTCGGATACATCGGCCCCAACGGTGCCGGAAAAACCACGTCGATGCGGATCCTGGCGACGTTGGACCTGCCCAGCTACGGCGACGCCTTTGTCGACGGCTTTTCCGTGGTCAACGATCCCGAACTGGTGCGCAAACGCTTGGGGTTCATGCCCGACTCCTTCGGCACCTACCGCGACGTTAATTGCCGTGAATACCTGGACTTCTTCGCCCGCGCGTACGGGCTGGTGGGACGCCAGCGGACGCGTCGTCTGCAGTGGGTGCTGGATTTCACCGGCACCAGCGGGATGGCCGCCAAGCCGATTCGCGGTTTAAGCAAAGGGATGAAACAGCGGCTGTGCTTGGGCCGGGCCCTGGTCCATGATCCCGCCGTGATGATTCTGGACGAACCCGCCGCCGGGCTGGACCCGCGGGCGCGGATCGAACTGCGCCGCATGATCCGCGAACTGGCCGACCGCGGCAAAACGATTCTGATCAGCAGCCACATCCTGACCGAACTGGCCGAAATGTGCGACGCGGTGGGGATCATCGAGCAAGGCCGGTTGCTGGCGACCGGCAGCGTCGATCAGATCCAGGCCGAAACACAAAACCGATCCGAACTGACCGTGCGGATCCTCAATCGCCATGACGAAATCATCACCTGTCTGTCCGGTCTGGACGAAAACATTCCGATCGACAACCCGATCCTGGACGGCCAATTCGTCCGTTTCGGTTTCAGCGGCAACATGGCCGACCAAGCCGCGATCGTCACCCACTTTGTCACCCACGGGTTTCATGTCGCCGAAGTCAACGCCCACAAGAAGAGTCTGGAAGATCTGTTCTTGCAAGTGACCGAAGGGCTCGTTCAATAACTCCCAACTCCATGACAACCGTCTCCCCCACGATCGAGACCGACCAGACGAGCGCCGACTCGGGCTGGCTCGCCTGGCTGGACCGCTGGTGCGAGCGGGTGGGCGATGCGATCAATCCGATTTTGGTCAAGGAGACGCGGCAATCGCTCAAGAGTCGACAGTTCGTCGTCACGTTTTCGATGATCTTGTTTGCCGCGTTGGCGTGGACGATCGCCGGCAGTTTGTCGTTGATGCCACAGATTTACACGACGCCGTCGGCGCCGCGGATGATGATCGGCTATTACGCGGTGCTGGCGTTGCCGATGATGATGGTCGTCCCGCTGGCGGCCTATCGGTCGTTGGAAAGTGAAATCGATGACGGGACGTTGGAGTTGTTGTCGATCACGACGTTGTCGCCGTGGCAGATCGTGATGGGCAAATTGGCCAGCGCTTCGCTGCAAATGGTGCTGTACTTCGTCACGCTGTTTCCCTGCCTTGCCTATGCGTATACCTTGCGCGGCGTGGACTTGCCGACGACGCTATTGATTGTCGCATCGCTGGCCGTGACCGGGTTGCTGTTGACGGTGATCGGATTGTTTTTTGCTCCGCTGGCGCGGGGGCGTTCCGGGCGTGTGGCGACGATGCTGGTGTTGATCTTTTTACTCGTGCTGGCCGAATACGGCATCAGCTCGATGGTCGTCGGGATGGTTCTTTATGGCAATCCGCTCTCCGCACCGGAATTGTTATTCACCGTCCTGGCGACGCTCGCCCTGGCCGCCGCCCTGGGGCATCTGTTGCTGACCGCCACCGCGGCTCAACTGACCCCGGAAACCGAAAACCGATCGACGTCGCTGCGTCTATCGCTGTTGGTGCTGACGACGATCTGTGTCGCGACGATGGTTTCCGGGCTGCTGGTGCTCGGCGGCCAGGCGATCCCGGTCTACATCGGCGGCCTGGTGGTGATCGCCGGCTTGTGGACGTTTTGTGGCGCGTTGATGGTCGGCGAGCGTTCGACGATCACGCCGCGGATTCGGCGCGAGTTGCCCAGCAGTTTCCTGGCGCGACTGTTTTTGACCTGGTTGACGCCCGGCCCGACGACCGGCTTGGTGTTCGCCATCACGGGGATCGCGATCCTGGCATCGATGCAATACGCCTCGTTGGATTGGGTGATGCGTGCGGCCGATGTCGGTGGGACGATGCGGCGACAGTTTCAACGCATGGTGGGGCTGCCGGCAATCCTGTTGTCGTCGTACCTGATCTGCTTTCTTGTCGCCGTGCGCATGGTGATGTTCGTCGTTCGATTGCGAAACAACCCACGCGTCGAAGTCGGGGTGGCGGCGTTGATCGTGGTCGCGGTGATGGCGGCGTTGGTCCCGTATTCGATGCAACTGCATTACAACGATTATCAACCGCTGACCTACGATCCGATCTGGCAGGTGACCAACTGGGTGTTCACGATGGGGACGGCGGTCGATCGGGGGCTGCCCGCGGGCGTGACCGAACGGATCGTCGGGGCCGCCGTTTGCCTGTCCCTACTTTCTTGCTTCGCCGCCTGGCAGACGACGCGGCCCCGCCGCATCGCCACGCCCCGGCGGGTGCAGGAAGAACTCAGCCGCCGCTAGGATTCCGCCGCAGCCCAGGTATCGGGTAGTGGACGAGGCGACGAGTCCATTCGGGTTGCGCGCTGCAAGGACTCCTCGCGTCGTCCACTACCGTTTGCACGGTGTCCGCGCTGCTACGCTACGGGCTCGCTACGCCGTGTGTTGCCGCTGCGAATTGACACGCTGCGAATTGACACGCTGCGGCGGACAGACCTTGCGAAGCCGGTCTTGGAGGTCGGCCAATTGAAACGGCTTGGACAAGCACGCATCGGGTTTTCTGCCGGAAACCTGCTTCAGGTTTTCGATTTCGATCAGCAGCCCGCTGCAAACGATGATCGGCAGATCCGGCTGATGCGACTTCAGCCGGTCAAAGGTTTCCGCTCCGGAAATGCCCGGCATCATCAGGTCCAAGATG containing:
- a CDS encoding YicC/YloC family endoribonuclease, whose translation is MPSDQSTIAPAGAADGAAGQARSMTGQIRSMTGQGRAAGPTDIGTLTVELRTVNNRGFKCSIRTPDALSGSESLIESVVRKYLHRGSVNLSINVERQQGQTPVQINGTVLAGYIRQCQTAIDQAGAASTSQVSLDVGSLMTLPGVLTGSLPEGDEAEKIFQQTRRVVIDALENLVAMRQQEGAHMAETLLGECATIAAHVRSIESLAPQAAESYRVRLEGKVKRVLAEYDAEVNAVDLLREVQVYADKADVSEEVTRLDSHLKLFQSVLRGETPDGEKNATKDEPVGRKLDFIIQEMFRETNTIGSKSAHADVSAIVVEIKCAIERMRELVQNLE
- the secG gene encoding preprotein translocase subunit SecG, which encodes MTTFTNQTLILGSLGSAVLGWLMFMLSVFLILLILVQRGKGGGLTGALGGPGGQSAFGSKAGDTFTLITAVSAIIWGLVCAIAMYSLGVPPLTADDADYAVDDTPALQSPADESGDTSGAGGLSGLSGLLSDEPAESDPPAESDPPADDSDAEADTPSMELTPAETAPAEEAPAEDASAESTESNPE
- the tpiA gene encoding triose-phosphate isomerase gives rise to the protein MSRRTIIAGNWKMNTRAADGAALAQGIADAVGENPSVEVVVCPPSVYLSRVADVLAGSAVGLGAQNLYPAEDGAYTGEVNAAMLCDSGCRYVILGHSERRAILGETDAQISEKLAAALAGNLVPIVCVGETLDDREGGKTETVVEEQLRGSLEGLDEARASGVVIAYEPVWAIGTGKTATPEQAEEVHAFIRKLLGELFTDEVAQQMRIQYGGSVKPGNAKELLGQPNIDGALVGGASLKVDDFVAIINAG
- the aroF gene encoding 3-deoxy-7-phosphoheptulonate synthase, whose translation is MILILKGGATDEQVDHVIERVEAMGLKAHLSRGTYRTIIGIIGDESKIVVESVRSIPGVAQVVPVLPPYKLASREAHPESSVIDVSGVKIGGGSIGMIAGPCSVEEEDRMHRIAEQVAAAGANLFRGGAYKPRTSPYAFQGLGEEGLKRLRDVGQAHGMPVVTEVTDPRLVGLVAEYADMLQVGARNMQNFALLNEVGASQRPVLLKRGMSATITDLLMCAEYILSQGNPNVVLCERGIKSFDPATRNLFDVAAVPLVQQLSHLPIIVDPSHATGKPELIPACAMAGLAAGADGIHIEVHDCPEVAKSDGPQALLPEQYAELTSQLKSLAKLLGKTISPLPEKTA
- a CDS encoding ABC transporter ATP-binding protein translates to MSFTEQDSDVRESDAPESDVQPASSVAAGETSPDQPAARGAAPESRREPAVGVHSDTSECIELRRLHRFFGDTRAVNDVTFSVGRGQVFGYIGPNGAGKTTSMRILATLDLPSYGDAFVDGFSVVNDPELVRKRLGFMPDSFGTYRDVNCREYLDFFARAYGLVGRQRTRRLQWVLDFTGTSGMAAKPIRGLSKGMKQRLCLGRALVHDPAVMILDEPAAGLDPRARIELRRMIRELADRGKTILISSHILTELAEMCDAVGIIEQGRLLATGSVDQIQAETQNRSELTVRILNRHDEIITCLSGLDENIPIDNPILDGQFVRFGFSGNMADQAAIVTHFVTHGFHVAEVNAHKKSLEDLFLQVTEGLVQ
- a CDS encoding ABC transporter permease; this translates as MTTVSPTIETDQTSADSGWLAWLDRWCERVGDAINPILVKETRQSLKSRQFVVTFSMILFAALAWTIAGSLSLMPQIYTTPSAPRMMIGYYAVLALPMMMVVPLAAYRSLESEIDDGTLELLSITTLSPWQIVMGKLASASLQMVLYFVTLFPCLAYAYTLRGVDLPTTLLIVASLAVTGLLLTVIGLFFAPLARGRSGRVATMLVLIFLLVLAEYGISSMVVGMVLYGNPLSAPELLFTVLATLALAAALGHLLLTATAAQLTPETENRSTSLRLSLLVLTTICVATMVSGLLVLGGQAIPVYIGGLVVIAGLWTFCGALMVGERSTITPRIRRELPSSFLARLFLTWLTPGPTTGLVFAITGIAILASMQYASLDWVMRAADVGGTMRRQFQRMVGLPAILLSSYLICFLVAVRMVMFVVRLRNNPRVEVGVAALIVVAVMAALVPYSMQLHYNDYQPLTYDPIWQVTNWVFTMGTAVDRGLPAGVTERIVGAAVCLSLLSCFAAWQTTRPRRIATPRRVQEELSRR